The Candidatus Eisenbacteria bacterium genomic interval CGCGACGCGTGGGCGGACCTCCAGCAAGTGCGGGAGCTGCTCCGCTCCGGGGGCAACGCGTGAGGCCGGCCCGAAGCCGCGACGCGCGCGGCGATGTCCGTCCGATGACCGGCGAGTCGGAGGCCGAGTACGACGCCGCCCGCCTCCCGCCCCAGGCGCTCGACGCCGAACGGTCGGTGCTCGGATCGATGCTCCTCTCCCGCGACGCGATCGCGTCCGCGATTCAGAACCTGGATGAGCATGCCTTCTATCGCGAGGCCCATCGGAAGATCTGGAGGGCCATCCTCGAGCTCTTCGACCGCAGCGAGGCGGTCGACATGGTGACGCTGGTGGAGGCGCTGAACCGCCGGAAGGAGCTGGAAGCGGTCGGGGGCGTGACGTACCTGACGACGCTGGATCAGTTCGTGGCGACGGCCGGCAATATCGATCACTACTGCAAGATCGTCCGAGAGAAATCGATCCTGCGCCGGCTGATCGAGGTGGGTACGGGAATCGTCGGCGAGGCGTATGAGGGACGCGAGGATCCCTCGAACCTCCTCGACCGCGCGGAGCAGTCGATCTTCGCGATCTCCGACGAACGGCTCCGCACCGGGTTCCTGCCGATGCGCCAGCTGGTGCTCCAGGGCTATTCGGCCATCGAGGAATACCGGCAGCGGAAGGTCCACGTCACCGGCGTTCCTTCGGGATTTTACGACCTCGACGAGATGACCGCCGGATTCCAGAAGTCCGATTTCGTCGTGATCGCGGGCCGGCCCTCGATGGGCAAGACCGCGTTGGCGATGAACATCGCGGAGAACGTCGCGGTGCGGATCAAGGCGAAGGATCGGAGGACCGTCGCGGTCTTCAGCCTGGAGATGTCCCGCGAGTCGCTGGTCCAGAGGATGCTCTGCTCCCTCGCGAAGGTCGACATCCACAAGATCCGCCGCGGCTACGCGAGCGCGGAGGAGTACAAGCGGTTGCAGAACGCGGCCGCGGAGCTGCACGAGGCGTCGATCTACATCGACGATACCGCGGCGATCGGGATCCTCGAGATGCGCGCGAAGGCCCGGCGCCTCGTGTCCGAGGTGCCGCTCGGCCTGATCCTCGTGGACTATCTCCAGCTCATCCGGGGGCCGCAGGATTCGGAGAACCGCCAGCAGGAGATCTCGAGCATTTCCCGGTCGCTCAAAGCGCTGGCCAAGGAGCTTCAGGTCCCCGTCATCGCGCTCTCCCAGCTATCCCGCGCGGTGGAGACCCGGGGCGGAAGCAAGCGCCCCATGCTCTCCGACCTCCGCGAATCGGGAGCGATCGAGCAGGACGCGGACGTCGTCCTCTTCGTCTATCGCCCCGAGGTCTATGAGAGCGACCCGGCGAAGATGGACGGCAAGGCGGAGATCATCATCGCCAAGCAGCGAAACGGCCCCACCGGAAGCGTCGACCTCGCCTTCATCCGCGAGTGCACCCGCTTCGAGTCGCTGCGGGACGTCCCGGAGCCCCGGCCCTAGGATCCGGTGAACGAGACCGAAGGCGAGACCCCGATCGAGGCCGCAGTCGAGGCCGCGGTCTCCTGGCCCAAGCGCTCCACCCTCGCGTGGCTGGAGAACGTGGGCGAGGTCTTCATCCTTCTCGGGAGCACTCTTCGCGAGCTGCCCTCCGGCGCGCGCAAGATCGGCCTCGTCGTGACCCAGATGGAGGCGCTCGGCATCGGCTCGATGCCGCTCACCGTGGTCGTCGCGCTCTTCACCGGCGCCGTCGCGGCGGTCCAAGCGTCCTACCAATTCCGCGACTACGTCCCGATGATCTATCTGGGGACGGTCATCGGGAAGTCGGTGCTGATCGAGCTCGGGCCGGTCCTCACCGCGCTTGTCGTCGGCGGGCGCGTGAGCGCCGCCATCGCGGCGGAGCTGGGCACCATGCGCGTGACGGAGCAGGTCGACGCGATGGAGACGCTCGGGATAAGCCCGATCCGCTATCTCGTGGTGCCCCGATTCCTGGCGACGGTCATCATGCTGCCCATCCTGACGATCTTCGCCGACGTCGTCGCGATCCTGGGAGGCTACCTGGTCGCTACGCTCACCCTCGATGTCAGCAGCCATACCTTCACGAGCGGCCTCCGGCTCTATTTCAAGGTCCAGGACATCTTCTCGGGGCTGATCAAGGCGTTCTTCTTCGGCATGATCATCGCGACCATGGGGTGCCACTACGGGCTCCGGAGCGAGGGCGGAGCCGAGGGCGTCGGGGAAGCGACCACGCGCGCGGTCGTGGCCTCCTGCCTCCTGATCCTGGTCGTGGACTATCTGCTCGCATCCTTTCTCTTTAGGGTGCTTTTTGCCTGAGCCGGCGATCCGGTTCGACGGGGTACGGAAGCGTCTCGGAACGAAAGATGTGCTCCGAGGTGTCGATCTTTCCGTACCGAGGGGCGAGTGCCTGGTCGTTATCGGGAGGAGCGGCAGCGGTAAGTCGGTGCTCCTCAAGCACGTAATCGGGCTCCTCCTCCCCGACGACGGGATCGTGCTGGTGAACGGGGTGGACGTGGCTTCGCTCGACGAGGCCGAGCTTCTCGGGCTTCGGGAGGATATGGGGATGCTCTTCCAGTCCGGGGCGCTCTTCGATTCGATGACCGTGGGGGAGAACGTGGGACTAGCGCTCCGGGAACATACGCCGCTCGGGGAGCCCCAGATCGAGATGATCGTGGGGGAGAAGCTTGCCCTCGTCGGCCTCAAGGGGACCGAAGACCTCCGACCCTCCAGTCTGAGCGGGGGGATGAAGAAGCGGGCGGCACTGGCCC includes:
- the dnaB gene encoding replicative DNA helicase; the protein is MTGESEAEYDAARLPPQALDAERSVLGSMLLSRDAIASAIQNLDEHAFYREAHRKIWRAILELFDRSEAVDMVTLVEALNRRKELEAVGGVTYLTTLDQFVATAGNIDHYCKIVREKSILRRLIEVGTGIVGEAYEGREDPSNLLDRAEQSIFAISDERLRTGFLPMRQLVLQGYSAIEEYRQRKVHVTGVPSGFYDLDEMTAGFQKSDFVVIAGRPSMGKTALAMNIAENVAVRIKAKDRRTVAVFSLEMSRESLVQRMLCSLAKVDIHKIRRGYASAEEYKRLQNAAAELHEASIYIDDTAAIGILEMRAKARRLVSEVPLGLILVDYLQLIRGPQDSENRQQEISSISRSLKALAKELQVPVIALSQLSRAVETRGGSKRPMLSDLRESGAIEQDADVVLFVYRPEVYESDPAKMDGKAEIIIAKQRNGPTGSVDLAFIRECTRFESLRDVPEPRP
- a CDS encoding ABC transporter permease translates to MEAAVEAAVSWPKRSTLAWLENVGEVFILLGSTLRELPSGARKIGLVVTQMEALGIGSMPLTVVVALFTGAVAAVQASYQFRDYVPMIYLGTVIGKSVLIELGPVLTALVVGGRVSAAIAAELGTMRVTEQVDAMETLGISPIRYLVVPRFLATVIMLPILTIFADVVAILGGYLVATLTLDVSSHTFTSGLRLYFKVQDIFSGLIKAFFFGMIIATMGCHYGLRSEGGAEGVGEATTRAVVASCLLILVVDYLLASFLFRVLFA
- a CDS encoding ATP-binding cassette domain-containing protein, producing the protein MPEPAIRFDGVRKRLGTKDVLRGVDLSVPRGECLVVIGRSGSGKSVLLKHVIGLLLPDDGIVLVNGVDVASLDEAELLGLREDMGMLFQSGALFDSMTVGENVGLALREHTPLGEPQIEMIVGEKLALVGLKGTEDLRPSSLSGGMKKRAALARALAMNPKIMLYDEPTTGLDPITADVINRLIRRLQERLGMTSIVVTHDMRSAYHVADHIAMLHEGRIHAIGTPAEIQATRDPVVRQFIEGTSEGPLLPT